One window of Strigops habroptila isolate Jane chromosome Z, bStrHab1.2.pri, whole genome shotgun sequence genomic DNA carries:
- the SREK1 gene encoding splicing regulatory glutamine/lysine-rich protein 1 isoform X3: MTSLMPGAGLLPIPTPTPLTTLGVSLGTLGAIPAAALDPNITALGEIPQPPIMGNVDPSKIDEIRRTVYVGNLNSQTTTADQLLEFFKQVGEVKFVRMAGDETQPTRFAFVEFADQNSVPRALAFNGVMFGDRPLKINHSNNAIVKPPEMTPQAAAKELEEVMKRVREAQSFISAAIEPESGKSSERKGGRSRSHSRSESRSSSKSRSRRKRSHSKHRSRSGNRSVSRHKDRRRSRSPLKKRSRSRERRKSRSRSRSRDKKRDKEKVKEKEKVKEKERDRDKEKERDRDKDRERERDKERNRERDKERNKDRERVKDKDKDRDKDKDKDKDKEKEKDREEVDQDKEKEDTEKEGEKDREKIKDKEGDKDKERDREKEKDGDKEKEREKERDDKKKKEKRSRTPPRSYSSSRRSRSSSRERRKRKSRSLSKSPKSSKTTKRKSSRTPSPRRNKKEKKRERDTNNERRERERSTSKKKSSKEKEGKEKSDKSTSTLKDKDHTKEDQNSETDKEVDNRDTERTDEVKLQQNGNCQPNEENLSVKMEEV, encoded by the exons ATGACAAGTCTAATGCCTGGTGCAGGGTTGCTTCCTATACCTACACCAACCCCTTTGACTACA ctcGGTGTTTCACTTGGCACTTTGGGGGCTataccagcagcagcattggACCCTAACATTACAGCTCTGGGAGAAATACCACAACCACCAATTATGGGGAATGTGGATCCATCCAAAATTGATGAAATCAGGAGAACAGTCTATGTTGGAAACTTGAATTCCCAG ACTACAACAGCAGATCAGCTGCTTGAATTCTTTAAGCAAGTTGGAGAAGTCAAATTTGTGCGAATGGCTGGTGATGAGACACAACCAACAAGATTTGCTTTTGTGGAATTTGCAGACCAAAATTCTGTACCTCGAGCTCTTGCCTTTAATGGAGTTATGTTTGGAGACAGGCCACTGaa AATAAATCACTCCAATAATGCAATAGTGAAGCCTCCTGAAATGACACCACAAGCTGCTGCCAAGGAACTGGAAGAGGTGATGAAGAGAGTAAGGGAAGCCCAGTCTTTCATATCTGCTGCTATTGAGCCAG agTCTGGAAagagcagtgaaagaaaaggcgGTCGATCTCGTTCCCATTCTCGTTCAGAATCCAGGTCTAGCTCAAAATCCCGATCTAGGAGGAAAAGATCACACTCAAAACACAG AAGTAGATCTGGCAACAGGTCAGTCTCAAGACACAAGGACAGACGCAGATCCAGAAGTCCCCTGAAAAAACGATCTAGATCTAGGGAAAGACGGAAATCAAGAAGTCGCTCTCGTTCTCG GGAcaagaaaagagacaaagaaaaggtcaaggaaaaagaaaaagtcaaagagaaggagagagacagagacaaggaaaaagagagagaccGAGACAAAGATAGAGAAAGAGAACGTGAtaaagagagaaacagggagagagataaagagagaaacaaagatcGGGAGCGAGTCAAAGACAAGGATAAGGACAGGGACAAGGACAAGGATAAGGACAAAGataaggagaaggaaaaagacaggGAAGAGGTAGATcaggacaaggagaaggaagatactgagaaagaaggagagaaggacAGAGAGAAGATTAAGGACAAGGAGGGAGATAAGGACAAAGAGAgggacagagagaaagaaaaggatgggGATAAGGAAAAAGAGcgagaaaaagagagagatgataagaagaagaaagagaagagatcCAGAACACCCCCAAGAAGCTATAGCTCTTCAAGAAGATCTCGTAGCTCAAGCAG AGAAAGGCGTAAAAGGAAGAGTAGAAGTCTCTCCAAGTCTCCTAAATCatccaaaacaacaaaaagaaagtcttCACGAACTCCTTCTCCAAGAAG aaacaagaaagaaaaaaagagagagagagatacaaataatgaaagaagagaaagagaacgCTCCAcctccaagaaaaaaagtagtaaagaaaaagagggaaaggagaaatctGACAAAAGCACCAGTACTTTGAAG GACAAAGATCACACTAAAGAGGATCAGAATTCAGAAACTGACAAGGAGGTAGACAACAGAGATACAGAAAGGACAGATGAAGTCAAACTACAACAGAATGGGAACTGTCAaccaaatgaagaaaacctcTCAGTTAAAATGGAGGAGGTTTAA